DNA sequence from the Novosphingobium sp. KACC 22771 genome:
TGCCTTCGGTGATGGTCAGGATGCGCTGACGCGCAAACAGCGTGGCCGTGGAAGAGGTGGGATAGCTGTCCACGGTGATCTTGTTGATGTTGGCCGCCGCGGTCAGGTCAAACGTGCCCACCGAGGCGGTGCGCAGCTTGTAATGGCCCACGATGTCGACACCCTTGGTCGTGGTGTGCAGACCATTGATGAAGAAGCGCGCGGCCTGAACGCCGGTGGCCAATTGGGCGGCAGCCGACAGGTTGATGTTTTCCGACAGGCCAAGCTGGTCGCGGATCTTGATGACATAGCCATCGATGGTCAGATCAAACCCGCCGGTGCGGAACACAGCGCCCGCCGAGAAGTTGGTCGACTTTTCCGGACGCAGCGGCTGACCGCCCAGTGAGACGGCAATCGGGTTGGTCGAAGGGAAGGTGCCGGTTTCCACGATGTTCGAGGTAGGCGGCGTGCCCTGCGTCACCAGAACCGAGGCGGTCGAGGTGAAATACTGCTGTTGCAGTGAGGGGGCGCGGAAGCCGGTCGAAACCGTGCCGCGCAGCGCGAACCAGGGTGCCAGATCGGCGCGGGCCGAGAGCTTGCCTGTGGCGATGTCGCCAAAGTCCGAATAATGCTCGCCGCGCACCGCCGCGCCCAGCGTGAAGATGCTCGGCAGCTTGGCTTCGAGGTCCAGATAGACCGCGTTGCTGATGCGGCTGGTCTTCAGCGCATTGCCCGCCTGGAAGCCGATGAAGCCCTGCGCGCCGCTGGTCAGGGTGCTCGGAGCGCCAGCCGCGCGGTTGTACGACGCCGGTTCGCCCGCGATGATGCGATAGCCTTCGCGGCGCACTTCCACGCCCCATGCCACGTTCAGGTCCGTGCCGCCCAGCTTGTAGAGCTTGGCCAGATCCATGCCGCCCAGCGCCTGATCATAGATCATCGCGCCGTCAAAGAAGCTGGTTTGCGAGGCCGCGCCATAGGTCGAGTTGAGCGAACCCTGCGTGCGATAGTCGATACGGTTGCGGCCATAGGAAGCCTTGATCGTCGCGTTCCAGTCGCCCATCTGGCCGCGCACGCCCGCCGTCACGGTCAGGTCCTTGGACAGTACCTTGATCTGGGGCAGGAAGCCGTTGGGATAGATCGCGAGCACATTGTTGGCGTTGCCCGGCTCGCGCGCAAAGGCCGAGCTGGTGCTGTCGCGGAACTGATAGCCGCCAAAGGCAAATGCGGTCCAGTTGGTGTCGCCGATCGGCAGCGCCGCGTTGACATAGCCGGTGCCTTGCAGAACCTTGGGATCGCCGATACGCGAACGCACCACGGCAGGCGATGCCGGGTTGGCGGTGGTCGTGCGGATGTCGAGGTCCGAACGGCCCGTCAGGCCGCGGTCCAGATATTCGCCGGTAACGGTCAGGAAACCGCCGTTGTTGCCCAGCTTGAAGCCCTGCCATGCGCCCAGCGTCAGCGTGCCGCCGTCCGAGATGTGACGCGACGAACGCGCGCCGTTGAACTGCGTGTCATACTGGCCATAGGAAACGGTTGCGCCGCCGCCATGGCTGGCCTCGCGCAGGCGCAGGTTCATCACGCCCGCTATGGCGTCCGAGCCATATTGCGCCGAAGCGCCATCGCGCAGCACTTCGACCTGCGACAGGGCGAGGGTGGGGATGGTGTTGAGGTCAACCGCGGCCGAACCGCGGCCCACCGAGCCGTTGACGTTGAGCAGCGCCGAAGTGTGGCCGCGCACGCCGTTGATCAGCACCAGCGTCTGGTCGGGCGAGAGGCCGCGCAGCGTGGCGGGGCGGATCGAGTCCGTGCCGTCGGTGCCCGCCGGGCGCGGGAAGTCGATCGAGGGCGCAACAGCGGCCAGCGAGGCACCCAGTTCGGTCGAGCCCTGACGCGTAAGCGTATCAAGCGAGAGGACATCGACGGGGGCGACGGTGTCCAGCTTGGTGCGGTTCTGGGCGCGGGTGCCGGTCACGACGATGGCGTCGGCGGTATCCTGATCTGCGGCCCATGCGGGGGTGCTGACGGCCACCGCCAATGCGGAGCCGACGCCAGCCAGAAGGGCTTGGCGGAAGTGGGTCATAGGAATGTCCTCATTCACTTGGCGAAGAAATTTATGTTTATCGGCCATCTGCCGGGGGCGGCAGGCAACCGGCGACATCCCTAGACCCCGTTTGTCCCGCAGGACAACCAACAAAAAGTGCCAAGGCGGCAAGGAATGGTCGCCCAATGGAAAAAGGCGCAAGAGGTGACATTTTTGCCGCATTTTTGGGCAGATTAGCGCAACTTCTGTCGTCTTTCTGCACAGATTGGAATTTTCAATATGGATAGAAGCAGGGCTTTTATGAACGCGATGACAGGTTCTTTGCGCTGATTTGAACCGATCAGGTGAGGGCTGTCCCATGCTGAAGGGGCAGGGGCCACGGCTTTTGGCGGTCTGGGCCGGGCGCCGGATGGAACTGGCCGAGGGGTTGTTGATTGCATCCATAGGGCTTGACAATCATGGGGCCATGACCGTCAAACCACCGCCGACCATCCAGACAGGACAAGCAGCATGAGCCAAGCCGATTTCCGCCCGATCGCCTATGTGAAGGATCGTTGCCCGTGGTCTCTGAAATTCCGCCTGTTCCTGTTGGAAGCCGGGCTGCAGGACCGTTTCGATTTCCGCGAATTCGCCCCCGGCGATGACCGCGAGGCCGCCATTCGCGCCGAACTGGCCCCGCATTTCACCCAGCCCACTTTCCCCACGGTCCAGATCGCGCCCGATGTCTATATGCGCGAATCCGACGATCTGATCGCCCATTATGCCGCCGTTTATGGCGTGGATCTGGCCAGCCTGCCCACGCTGGATCAATATGTTCGCGGGCCTTTGGTGACCATTGCCGAATTGCGCGCCGAAATCGCCCAATTGCGCCGCTGATCCTCAATCCCGCGCCAGAAAGGCCCGCAGGTCGGGCATGAAGGCGTCAAAGCGGTCGTGATGCGGCCAATGGCTGGCGCGGTCATATTCGATCAGCCGCGCATCGCGGAAATGCCCG
Encoded proteins:
- a CDS encoding glutathione S-transferase N-terminal domain-containing protein, with the protein product MSQADFRPIAYVKDRCPWSLKFRLFLLEAGLQDRFDFREFAPGDDREAAIRAELAPHFTQPTFPTVQIAPDVYMRESDDLIAHYAAVYGVDLASLPTLDQYVRGPLVTIAELRAEIAQLRR
- a CDS encoding TonB-dependent receptor plug domain-containing protein; translated protein: MTHFRQALLAGVGSALAVAVSTPAWAADQDTADAIVVTGTRAQNRTKLDTVAPVDVLSLDTLTRQGSTELGASLAAVAPSIDFPRPAGTDGTDSIRPATLRGLSPDQTLVLINGVRGHTSALLNVNGSVGRGSAAVDLNTIPTLALSQVEVLRDGASAQYGSDAIAGVMNLRLREASHGGGATVSYGQYDTQFNGARSSRHISDGGTLTLGAWQGFKLGNNGGFLTVTGEYLDRGLTGRSDLDIRTTTANPASPAVVRSRIGDPKVLQGTGYVNAALPIGDTNWTAFAFGGYQFRDSTSSAFAREPGNANNVLAIYPNGFLPQIKVLSKDLTVTAGVRGQMGDWNATIKASYGRNRIDYRTQGSLNSTYGAASQTSFFDGAMIYDQALGGMDLAKLYKLGGTDLNVAWGVEVRREGYRIIAGEPASYNRAAGAPSTLTSGAQGFIGFQAGNALKTSRISNAVYLDLEAKLPSIFTLGAAVRGEHYSDFGDIATGKLSARADLAPWFALRGTVSTGFRAPSLQQQYFTSTASVLVTQGTPPTSNIVETGTFPSTNPIAVSLGGQPLRPEKSTNFSAGAVFRTGGFDLTIDGYVIKIRDQLGLSENINLSAAAQLATGVQAARFFINGLHTTTKGVDIVGHYKLRTASVGTFDLTAAANINKITVDSYPTSSTATLFARQRILTITEGTPGEKLVGTVDWSLGKVGATARASYYGNVIQPASTAAGDLSTGRKTIVDLEARYKVLPMASLSVGANNVFDIYPTQTPNSLLATNGGVAFPYYAPWGFNGRYLYAKLSLNW